A window of Trichoderma atroviride chromosome 3, complete sequence contains these coding sequences:
- a CDS encoding uncharacterized protein (EggNog:ENOG41~SECRETED:SignalP(1-19)), which produces MKFFTLLPLSLSLCTAATAPPSDQQPLRRPDEQQRLPPHPPPGHLPVMMGSSNDNDSQVQPAVLLYDILGTQRSLTTFFSLTRMHESTSEPLSDANTNTTVLAPGNVVIDDLPRKPWENPSDYAALGEQAYDGSGGKDRADDNLRRFVEAHLVVGTSPWEAGVKAKTAAGTEVWWEAKKDKDGNEQRVIMPDEVQVDRVASRVANGEVWILKGVLNYA; this is translated from the coding sequence ATGAAGTTCTTCACCTTGCTCCCTCTCAGTCTGTCACTCTGCACCGCAGCCACGGCTCCTCCATCAGACCAACAACCGCTCCGCCGGCcagacgagcagcagcgtctgccGCCTCACCCACCCCCCGGCCACCTCCCCGTCATGATGGGCTCCTCAAACGACAACGACAGCCAAGTCCAGCCCGCCGTCCTGCTCTACGACATCCTCGGCACCCAGCGCTCCCTCaccaccttcttctccctcacGCGCATGCACGAGTCCACGAGCGAGCCCCTCTCCGACGCAAACACAAACACCACCGTCCTGGCGCCGGGCAACGTCGTCATCGACGACCTGCCGCGGAAGCCCTGGGAGAACCCGAGCGACTACGCTGCCTTGGGGGAGCAGGCCTACGATGGCTCCGGGGGCAAAGATCGCGCCGACGACAACTTGCGCAGGTTTGTCGAGGCGCATCTTGTCGTCGGGACGAGTCCCTGGGAGGCTGGCGTCAAGGCAAAGACTGCTGCGGGGACGGAGGTGTGGtgggaggcgaagaaggacaaggacggcaatGAGCAGAGGGTGATTATGCCGGATGAGGTGCAAGTAGACCGGGTTGCCAGCCGCGTTGCAAATGGCGAGGTTTGGATCTTGAAAGGCGTCTTGAATTACGCTTAA